The following is a genomic window from Candidatus Methanoperedens sp..
CACCGCTGGAATCATTATCAAATCTTTCACTGGAATATCTTACCTTTAACGGCGCTTACCCCTGGGCCGTACTCTTCCTCTGTATTGTTTTCCTGATCGCAAAAAGACATGAGAATCCAATAAGTGAGACATCAGTCATATTTATCACATATGGGATAGTGATTGTTATACTCGCTTTCTTCTTACCTGCTGTTGATCCGGAGTTCATTGTATTCAGGTTGTTACTTGCAGGGGTAGGACTGGCTTTTATTTTTTTCGGAAAAGCTGCCATAATTCCCACCATCCTCCTCTGTATTTATGGTTTCGGGATTTCATTTCCAAAACTTATGGATATTTATGCAGGGGTCATAGCAGCCAGGTATACTGCATGGGTGGCATACCAGATCGGTCATATTTTTCTTCCAATCTCTTCTGGTGATTCATCTATCTTTATTCTGGCACCAACAGGTGAAAATGTCGTCCTGCTTATCAATGCAGCGTGTTCAGGCGCTGCTTCAATGTCCGTTTTCCTTGTCATCTTCATGCTGATGTCACTTGATATGCCATTGCCGCGCAGAGAATGGGTATATATGCTAATTTTTGGAATAATGGGTACTGTAGCCCAGAATATAGTGCGTATTGTGGTGTTATTGTTCGCAGGTTATTATTTCGGGCCATCTGCCCTGAAGGATGGTGAAAGTATTGCAGGATATATAATATTTCCTTTGTGGTATATCATGTTCGCTTTTGTGTATATGAAATACGTAAGCATCGGATTATCTCATAAAAAATGAACATAATCATTATGCTTACAATTAAATCTGTGAATTTGAATAATTCGAAACATATATATACGTCTATTTCATCTTAGATGCTCAGGCAGTTAATCCATTAAACGGGTGGATTTTCAGAGAATATAGATTATAAGGTGGTATAAAAATGAGTTTGTGTATTTCTAATAAAATAGATTCCTTTGAACCTGATGACTGCAATTATAATGAAGCTGACAGAATAACGGATAATATTGATTATATTGTTCACAAGAAAAGATCAGCAGTCAGTCGCAAAGGAGTAATTGCGATACTTCCTGCCTTTAATGAGGAGATATCTATCGGCAGCATGGTACTTCATGCAAGAGAACATGCTGAAAGGGTGATCGTTGTCGATGACGGAAGCTTGGACAGGACCGCTGAGATCGCCAGGTTCGCCGGTGCGGAAGTGATCAGTCATACGAAGAACATGGGGAAGGGGGCAGCTCTTAAGACTGGCTTTGATCTTGCGGGACAGAACGGATCAAAGGTCATTGTGACAATGGATACAGACGGCCAGCACAACCCTGCGGAAATACCAAAACTTGTGTCTCCAATACTTCAAGGTGAGGCTGATATGGTGAATGGCAGCAGGTATATGAACGGAAAGGATAAGAATACGCCATTTTACCGGCGCATAGGCCAGAATGTACTGGATAAAGCCACTAACTTAAATAGCGGACTTCACATTACGGATACACAAAGCGGTTTTCGGGCTTTTGCCAGACATACACTGCCTGTTTTCAGATTTAAATCAAATGGTCTTGCAATAGAAAGCGAGATGTTGAAGGATGCATCAAATGCAGGATTGAATATAAAAGAAGTGGAAATTGGTGTAAGATATGATGTTGACTGTTCAAGTGAGAATCCTTTGAGCCACGGGATAAAAGTCCTGATAAAAGTGCTTGAGGATATCGAATTAAACCGCCCTCTTTATTATTTCACTGCGCCGGGAATGGTACTATCAGCAGTTGGACTGGCAATGGGAATGAAATTTCTCCAGGATTTCTATTACGGAAGAGGATTGATGTTCGGACCCACTCTTTTAATGATCATTTTAACGCTTCTGGGAACGTTCCTGGCTTTTACAGGGATAATTCTACACTCAATGGCAAGGTTGTTCAATGAACATAAAAAAGGGATATCCAGAAATAACGAACCTCCCCAAAGCAGAGTTGTTTTGCATAAGCCTGATAAGGCAAATGAGTTTGCTCTTCCAACACCACAGATACCTAATCGAAACATATCTGCAGAGCCTTCTTCAAATAAAAATGTTTCATAACTCAGACGCCAATAATGATGGACTTTATTCATTCATTTTTTTAGATATATGTCAACGGCGACGGGGTTGCGACCCCAGACCCCGCATATGCGCCGCCTCTGGCGGAGTTTAACATAGATACCTGTTTCTATCCTGGGAAACCTGTACCTTTGCAAAATAATGATAATGCTGACAAATGCTCATTAACATGTTAGAAAAAATTTACGTATCAGGGAATGTTTACCTGAATAAATTAATAAAAGATATGAAAAAGATAACAATTGAATTTGAAAAATCCTTGAAGGTGATCTGAGATTATGAACAAAAAGAATATGTCTATAGTTAAATCTCAAGTTTTTACTAAAGGGAAATATATAGAAGTTCTTCTTTTTGCGGATGAGATCATCAAAGGACATGGGGGACGTTTTATAGCTCATCGGAAATTGGATCGTTA
Proteins encoded in this region:
- a CDS encoding exosortase/archaeosortase family protein, with protein sequence MKNLFSGTLMKNVNSNLNRRILLFLILAIILAIKLTPLESLSNLSLEYLTFNGAYPWAVLFLCIVFLIAKRHENPISETSVIFITYGIVIVILAFFLPAVDPEFIVFRLLLAGVGLAFIFFGKAAIIPTILLCIYGFGISFPKLMDIYAGVIAARYTAWVAYQIGHIFLPISSGDSSIFILAPTGENVVLLINAACSGAASMSVFLVIFMLMSLDMPLPRREWVYMLIFGIMGTVAQNIVRIVVLLFAGYYFGPSALKDGESIAGYIIFPLWYIMFAFVYMKYVSIGLSHKK
- a CDS encoding glycosyltransferase family 2 protein, encoding MSLCISNKIDSFEPDDCNYNEADRITDNIDYIVHKKRSAVSRKGVIAILPAFNEEISIGSMVLHAREHAERVIVVDDGSLDRTAEIARFAGAEVISHTKNMGKGAALKTGFDLAGQNGSKVIVTMDTDGQHNPAEIPKLVSPILQGEADMVNGSRYMNGKDKNTPFYRRIGQNVLDKATNLNSGLHITDTQSGFRAFARHTLPVFRFKSNGLAIESEMLKDASNAGLNIKEVEIGVRYDVDCSSENPLSHGIKVLIKVLEDIELNRPLYYFTAPGMVLSAVGLAMGMKFLQDFYYGRGLMFGPTLLMIILTLLGTFLAFTGIILHSMARLFNEHKKGISRNNEPPQSRVVLHKPDKANEFALPTPQIPNRNISAEPSSNKNVS